The nucleotide window TGTATTGGGAGCAGTTCGCCGATGTAAAAGCCGCCATAGACCGGGAAAAGCAGCTTAAGGCCGGGTCAAGGCAGAAGAAGTTGGATTTGATTAATGGGTTCAACCCTGAGTGGCAAGAACTGTTTGATATACTGGACTAACAATCGTGTCATTGCGAGGAAGAATGACGAAGCAATCCGTCCTCTGAAATGTGCCGAGTTACCTGAAGTGAAAAGCCCTTTACTATCTGTGGTAGTAAAGGGCTTTCTCGGTAAAGGACGCAACTACCTTCGCAGAGGACGGATGGCCGCGCTTCGCTCGCCATGACACGGAAAAGGAAAAGGCTTTCCAGGTGAGGGCCAGGACTACTTTCGTAGAGGACGGATTGCCTCAGCATTCAGCCTCGCAAAGACACCATACAACCCCTACCGCGGGGGCCTAGGTTTTGCAGGCGCTGCCGGGCGTTCTGGTTGGCGGGATTCAGCTGCAGGGAGCGGCGGTAGTGGGTAATGGCCGCTTGGATGTCGTGGTTTTTCTCGTCGGCTTCACCCAGGCTGTCGAAGAGGTTGGCGTCATTAGGGTAAAGCTCCGTGCCGAGGGCGAAGATGGCCCGGGCGGCGGCCGGGTTGCGGGCTTCGCGCAGGAGCTGGTAGCCCCAGGTGTTCAGCTCACCTTCCGACAACGCAAACGCCGGCTCCTGCTGCTGCAGCTGGCGGTAGATTTCCGGGGCTTTATCGAATCCTTCCTGGGCCAGGGCCGCCGCGAAGCCCGCCTGAGTGGGCACGGGGCCGGACCGAGCGGGCAGGTGGTAAAGCCGGGCCATGTGGGCCGGTACGCCATTCTGCGCGGGCGTGCGGTCCAGAAACTGGCGGCCGGTGGCGGCATCCTTCAGGTGGGCGTTGAGGAACTCCAGGGTGTAGCGGCAGGTCCAGTGGTAAGCCGCCTCGACCTCCGCGCGGGAATACTCCGCGAAGTGCGCCGGTTCGGCCACGCGCAGAGCAATGGTCGAAAAGTCGATGTGCTCCATCGGGTTCATGACCACGTGGTAGAGGTCAGAGTACTTGGCTTCGTTCAGCAGAATGCCCGTCGTCTGCATGCCTTTGGCGCTGAGCTCCCGCACCGACTCGGAGCGGCGCTGCACGTACAGCCACGGTACGGTCAGGCGCACGCGCGACACAGGCTTGGTGTCCTCCTGGGCTTTGGTACCATCAAAGCTGACAATGGCACCAATGCGCGAATCTTGCGTGGCCGCCAGGGCATTGGCCAGGCCGCCCCAGCTCCAGCCGGCGGCAGCCACGTGAGCCAGGTCGGCTTGGGGCAGGGTGTGGGCGTAGGACAGCAGAAACTGGATATCCCGCGCCTGGGTACCGAGCCCTTCAGCGTCGAAGTTCATGTCCTTGGTGCGCGTACCCAGGCTGCGGCTGGCCAGCACCACGTAGCCGTAGCTGGCGAGATACTCGCACAGGTCGGCGGCTTCGTGGGCCGTGCCCCCACCGCCGGCGGCATAAATGACCACCGGAAACTTGCCCGCCGCGGCCGAGGCATTCCGCACGGCCCACATGCGCTGATCAAAGAGTTGCTGCGCCTGCTTGGGGCCTACTTGGGCGGCAGCCCACTGCAGCTTGTCGGCCAAAAAGGCGGCAGCTTCCGCATCGGTGCGGGCGAAGTTGTCGTCGGTGGCCTCGGTGCGCAGGTAATCGGCATAGCGGATGGGGGTCCCGCCTTTCTGGGCCGGATACCACACCAGCGTTTGGATAGGTCGTGCCAGCTCGCCGGTGGTTGGTTTCCCGGTTACGGCGTCGGTACGGCCTTTATAAGCCCGGGCGTAATCGTATTGCTGCACCACGCGGAAGCCCACGGCATGAGGACCTTGCTTGAGGTCAGCAAAGCCCGAGGCCGCCCGGGCAACGGAGGCGCAGAAAATCAGAATAAGGAATAGAAAGGTGCGAATCATTAGGCAACAGGAATGAAAAGGAGCCCAATGATACGACTTCCCATTTCGCCACTTAGTCCACCAACACGCCGATGTAGTAGTTGAACGTGTCGACTTCGAGGTTGTCCTTGGTAGCGCCGGGCAGGCTGATTTCCTGGAAGCGGGTGCCGGGCTGAATAAAGCCGTACTGCCCACCTTTGAGGCGCACCCGCACGGGCATGTCGAAGTCGGGCACGTTGGCGACCCAGCGCACCAGCACCTTGCCCTCTTCCTGGCGGATTTCCAGGGTCGGGATGCTGCCGTAGCGCAGGTACTGGTCGAATACCTTCGTCAGATTCTTGCCGCTTTGCTGGTTGATGTAGCCCACGATTTGCTCGGTGGTAACGGTCTGGTGGTAGAACTGCTGGCCCAGGCCCCGCAGAATCTGCCGCCACTTCTCGTCGTCGTTGACGATGGTACGCACCATGTTGAGCAGGTTGGAGCCCTTGTCGTACATGTCGCCGGAGCCTTCCTGGTTGACACCGTAGGGCCCGATGATGGGGCCGTCGTTCTGGATATTGCGCCGCTGCCCGTGCAGGTACTCCTGACCGGCGGGCTTGCCAAACTGGCTTTCCGTAAACAGCGCCTCGGAGTACGTGGTAAAGCTTTCGTGCACCCACATGTCGGCAATGTCCTTGGAGGTGATGTTGTTGCCAAACCACTCGTGCCCACTTTCGTGGATGATGATAAAGTCCCACTTCAAGCCCCAGCCCGTGGCCGACCGGTCGTGGCCGAGGTAGCCGTTCTGGTACTTGTTGCCGTAGGCCACGGCGCTCTGGTGCTCCATGCCCAGGTGGGGCGCATCGACAAGCTTGTAGCCGTCCTCGTAAAATGGATAAGGGCCAAACCAGTGCTCCAGCGACTTCAGCATGGGCTTCACGTTGGCGGCAAAGTGAGTTTTGGCCTTGCCCAGGTTTTCGCGCAGCACCCAGTACTCCAGGCTGAGTTTGCCCTTTTCCCCGGTGTAGCTGTCCGAAAAGCTGGTGTAGTCGCCCACGTTCAAAGCCACGTCGTAGTTGTTGATGGGGTTGCGCACGGCCCAGTCGAAGCGGGTGAGGCCGCCCTTGAGCTTGGTGGTTTTGCGCAGCCGCCCGTTTGAGACATCCTTCAGCCCCTGCGGCACCGTCACGCTGATGAGCATGCTGTCCACCTCGTCGCTCTGGTGGTCTTTGTTGGGCCACCAGGCGCTGGCGCCCAGGCCCTGCACGGCCGTAGCCACCCAGGGCTTGCCGTTGGCATCTTTGGTAAACACCAGGCCCCCGTCCCAGGGTGCGCGCTCAGCCACCCGGGGCTTGCCAGCATAGAAGACCGTAAACTCATCCTGGCTGCCCTTGCGAATGGGCTGGGCAAAGGTGACGAACACAGCATTGGCCTCCCGGGTAAAGGGCAGGCTCTGGCCCTTGTACACCACTTTCTCCACCGTCAGGTTGGCAAACAAGTCGAACTGCAGGCGGGTGAAGTCCTGGGTGGCCGTGAAGCGGAACAGGTTGGAGCCGCTCAGGGAACGGTCGTCGATGTTGAGCTTGACGTCGAGGTGGTAGTAGTTGATGTCGTAGCAGGTGCGCAGGGGCGTGAGCGTGCCGCGCAGGGAGTCGGCGCGGGTGGCCTTGGGGTTGGCTTGCAGCAACTGGGCCGAGGCCGTCGGGATAAGGCCGATCAGTGCGGCAACAAGGGATAAGGAACGAAGCATAGTAGTTGGAAAACGGGAGCAATACGGCAGGTAACAGACTCGGCAGCGGCCCTAAGGTTGCCAAAGCAGCGCAGGAACAGCTCAAAGGTAGACCGGCTATAGTTGGCGCTTTCCCGGGCGGCAGGTTCGCAAAAGTAGCGGACCGCAAGTTTTGGGTGGGCGGGGCCGGAGTTTGCCGTAGGTTTGCGGCCAGACTTGCTTTGCTATATGCCTGCTACTACCACTCCTTCCCGCGCCGCCATCCTCGGGCTTTTGCCATCGTCTACATCGTCTGGGGCTCCACGTATTTGGGCATCCGCTTCGCCATTGATAGTATGCCGCCCCTGCTCATGGCCGGTTCGCGCTACTTGCTGGCTGGCCTGATTCTTTACACGTTTATGCGCCTGCGCGGCGAGGCGGCGCCTACCCGGCAGGGCTGGGCCACGGCCGTTATCATCGGCATCTGCCTGCTGACTTTCGGCAACGGCGGCGTGACATTAGGCGAGCAGTACATTCCCTCGGGCATGACTTCCCTGCTGGTAGCCACGGTGCCCATGTTTCTGGCGCTGCTGGGTTGGATGAGTGGAGTAGCGGCCCGGCCCACGCTGCGGGTGGCGCTGGGCTTGGCACTGGGTCTAGGCGGGGTGTATCTGCTGGCTCGCACGCCGGGCGTGAGTCACGTGGCTATTCCCGGCCACGAGGCCATTGGTATTGCCCTGGTGCTGGTGGCGGCCTTGGTGTGGGCCATTGGCTCTTTGTATTCCAAGAAAAAGCAGGCGGCTTCCTCCCCTTTCCTGGCCGGCGGCATGCAGATGATTTGCGGCGGACTCACCATGCTCCTCATCGGGCTGGTGCGCGGCGAAGCCACCGGCTTCGAGCTAGCCGCCGTGACCACCAAGTCGTGGATAGCCTATGCTTATCTGGTGACCCTGGGTTCCATCGTGGCTTTTTCGGCGTACATCTGGCTGCTACGGGCAGTTGAACCGGCTCTGGCAGGTACCTACGCCTTCGTTAATCCCGTAGTAGCCGTTCTGCTGGGCTGGGCCTTTGCCGGCGAGCAGCTTACTACGGGTATGCTGGGCGGCGCGGCGCTGATTGTGGCGGCCGTGATTTTAGTGGTGCTGGGCGGCCGTCAAAAAAGCAGTTCGTAGAAATAGTTGGGCTAGCTGAAACATAGGCTAAAACGCTTTGGCAACCTGTGCAAACGTTTTTTCATACCCTTATTCCTATTTTTTATAATAAATATGCATATAAATAGAGCGAATGTCATGTAACCTGCGTAAATTCGCTACGTATTTGGTACACCAACTCGCTAAGACGCCGCTCATGAAAACATCTGCTACTCTCCCCGACATTCGTACCGAAGGCGACATTAAGACTTTGGTTGACACGCTGTGCTCCAAAGCCACCAATGACACCTTGTTAGGAGCACGTTTTGGCGCTGCGGCCCGTATTCACTGGCCCCAGTATCTCACCACCCAATACCGTTACTGGAGCAGCACCCTGCTGGGCAAAGGTACCCAGGAAGGTGAGCCCCTGCCCGAGCAGCTGGCCCTGCCCACCAGCGGCCCGCACATCGAGCACTGGGTTAAATTATTCTCCTCCGCCGTAGAGGAATGCTTCGCGGGCTCCAAGGCTGAAGAAGCCAAAAAGCTGGCCCGGCAGATGGCTACTCGCCTCAGCCTGAGCCGCACCCGCGAGTTGCCCGTCGACTAATCACACCCACTTCCCTTTCCCACCCTTTTTCTGCAAATCTGTTCTGGTTTCCTCCTTTCACTCCTCCCACCCCAAGCTTTGGTGCTCCACACGCTAAGGCTTAAACCAAGAAAAAACCCGTACTGAACTCAGTACGGGTTTCTTTTTTAGCGCCGGGCACCGGTTAGCTCAGCCCCGGAATGAGAAAAGAGCTTTTAGTCCTCTTTGTACAACTTCCCCGCCTTGTCGGCCGAAAGCCGGATGCCTTTAATCATGGCTGAGCTGAAGCCGTGGTGCTCCATTTCGTTGAGGCCCGCAATGGTGCAGCCCTTGGGCGAAGTTACTTTGTCGATTTCCTGCTCGGGGTGTGAAGCCAGCTGCAACAGCAAATCGGCCGCACCTTTCGCCGTTTGGGCCGCCATCTTCAGGGCATCGTGGGCGTGAAACCCGATTTCGGTGCCCCCCTGGGAAGCAGCCCGAATGGCCCGCAGAAAGAAGGCCACGCCGCAGGCACAGAGCGCCGTAGCGGACGTCATCAGTTCCTCGTTGATGCGCACAGTCATTCCCACCGTATCAAACAGCTTTTCCACTAAAGCCAGGTCGTCGTCCAGTTCCTGGTCACTGGCAATACAGGTCATGGACTGGCCGATACCGATGGCCGTATTGGGCATGGCCCGCACCACGCGCAGGGCAGCTCCAGCCTGGTTGCGGATATCCTGGCAGCTTACGCCGGAAATTACCGAAATCAGCAGGTGCTTATCGGGGTTAAAGGCAGTTTTGATGCTATCCAGCAGCTTATTGAGCTGTTGGGGCAGCACGGCCAGCACTACGATGTCGGCCTGCTCCACGGCCGCCAGGTTGTCGGCAGTAGTCTGGTAGCCGGCCTGGGCCAGCGGGGCCAGGGCAGCAGCATTGCGGCGGGTCAGGGTTATGGCTTCGGGGGCCGACATGCCGGCTTTTACCAATCCTTTCGCCAGCGAAATTCCAATGTTGCCACTGCCCAGAATGGCAATCTTCGTCGTGTTTTCCATTGCGTATGCGGGTTAGCCACCTCGTTGGCAGCGGTGTAAACTAGCTGATTTTGTTCAGGTTGGTGCAGCAAGGACACAAAAAAGGGCGGCTCCAGTTGCTGGGCCGCCCTTTCGCAAGGTTGAATATGCTACCAATTACACGCCCAGCAGCAGGCGCGTCGGGTCCTCGAGCAGCTCTTTCACGCGCACCAGGAACGACACCGACTCGCGGCCGTCGATGATGCGGTGGTCGTAGCTCAGGGCCAGGTACATCATGGGGCGAATCACCACCTGACCGTTTTCGGCAATCGGACGCTGCACGATGTTGTGCATACCCAGGATGGCCGACTGCGGCGCGTTGATAATCGGGGTGCTCATCATGGAGCCGAATACGCCACCGTTGGTGATGGTAAACGTACCACCAGTCATCTGCTCGATGGTCAGCTTATTGTCGCGGGCCAGGCCGGCGAGGCGCTGAATTTCCTTCTCAATACCGTCGAACGACAACTCTTCGGCGTTGCGAATCACGGGCACCACCAGTCCTTTGGGGCCGAAACGGCAATGCTGATGTCGCAGAAGTCGTTGTACAGGATGTCGGTACCGTCAATCTGGGCATTCACGGCGGGCCACTCTTTCAGAGCCACGCACACGGCCTTGGTGAAGAACGACATGAAGCCGAGGCCCACGCTGTGCTTCTCCTTGAACTTGTCCTTGAACTTATTGCGCAGGTCCATGATGGGCTGCATGTTTACCTCGTTGAAGGTGGTAAGCATGGCCGTTTCATTCTTCACCGACACCAGGCGGCGGGCAACGGTCTTGCGCAGGTTGCTCATCCGCTCCCGACGCACGTTGCGGCTGCCGCTGGCGGCCGGAGCCGGGGCAGCCGCAGGCTTAGCGGCGGGGCAGCGGCCGGAGCGGCAGCGGGTGCCGGAGCGGCAGCGGGTGCCGGAGCAGCCGGACGGGCCTGGGCGTTCAGCGCATCCTCTTTGGTAATCCGACCATCCCGGCCCGAGCCTTGCACGTCACCGGCGGCAATGCCTTTCTCACCCAGAATCTTGCCGGCAGCCGGCGAAGGCGTTCCGGTAGCATAGCTGGAAGCGCTGGCCGAAGCCGGAGCGGCAGCAGCCGGAGCAGCTTGGGCAGCAGCCGGAGCCGCGGCTGGCGCTGGGGCCGCAGCTGCGCCACTGCCACCCTCGATGCGGGCAATGGTAGCGCCGATACCGATGGTTTCGCCTTCCTTCACGGCATGACGCAGCGTGCCGGCTCCTTCAGCGGGCAACTCAAAAGTGGCTTTGTCCGACTCGAGTTCGGCAATAACCTCGTCGCGCTGCACCTGGGCACCGTCGGGCTTCAGCCATTTGGCTACGGTTACTTCCGTGATGGATTCGCCTACGGCTGGAATCTTCATTTCTACGGTAGCACCGCCACCGGCAGCCGGAGCAGCAGCGGTCGGAGCTGCGGCAGTAGGCGTATCGGCCGAGACGGCCTGTGACCCGCCGTAGCCCGACTGGTTGCTGGCCTGCGGGTTCTGCTCGCCCTGGGTTACGGGGTCAGCAGCCGGAGCCGCCGGAACTGCAGCGGCCTGGGCTGAGCAGCGGGAGCGGCTGGCGCAGCCGGAGTGGCAGCCCCGTCGCCGTTGATGCTGGCAATGGTAGTGCCGATGCCGATGGTTTCGCCTTCAGCAACCTGAATCTTGAGGACGCCGTCGGTTTCGGCGGGTAGCTCAAAGGTGGCCTTATCGGACTCCAGCTCGGCAATAACTTCGTCGCGCTTTACCGTGTCGCCGTCCTGCTTCAGCCATTTGGCAATGGTTACTTCGGTGATGGATTCGCCGACGGCGGGTATTTTAATTTCCAGACCCATGGGAAGGGAGTTAGAAGGGTTTCAAGTGAAATTAAAGCACGAAGCACTGACTTCGCGCCGCGTAGCACCCCGAAGGCACCACGCACGGAACAGGGCAAACCGGCTTCCCGCAAGCTAAGCAGGAAAGCCGGTTTGCGCTACCGCTATTCAGACTTTTGGGCGTTGGCAGCCGTTTCCTTGATGGTCTCGTCGGCCACGGCTTCTTTGGGCTTATCAAAAGCCCGGGCAATCAGCTCCTTCTGCTCCTTGATATGCACTTTGTTGTAGCCAGTAGCGGGCGAAGCCGAAGGCTTGCGGGCAATAACGTCTTCCAGCTCGCGGCGCATGAAGCGCAGCAGGTAGTTCCAGTAGCCCATGTTCTCCGGCTCTTCCTGCACCCAGTAGAGTTTCGCTTTGGGGTACTTAGCCAGTTCGGCGTCGAGCTGCTTCTTAGGGAAGGGGTGCAATTGCTCTAAACGAACAATGGCCACATCGGTACGACCCGAGGTACGCTGCTCTTCCAGCAAGTCAAAGTAGACTTTGCCCGAGCACAGTAGCACGCGCTTCACCTTTTTGGCGTCGGCATACACGTCGCCGAGCACTTCGCGGAATGAGCCGGAGGTAAACTCCTCGACCGGCGACACGCACAGCGGATGGCGCAGCATCGACTTGGGCGACATCACTACCAGGGGCTTGCGGAAGCTCCAGGTCAGCTGCCGGCGTAGGGCATGGAAGAAGTTGGCCGGCGTGGTCATGTTAGCCACGACGATGTTGTGCTCGGCGGCCAGCTGTAAGAACCGCTCGGGGCGGGCGTTTGAGTGCTCCGGGCCCTGGCCCTCGTAGCCGTGGGGCAGCTGCATCACAATGCCGTTCATGCGCTGCCACTTGCTTTCCGACGACACCACGAACTGGTCAATCATGGTCTGGGCACCGTTGGCGAAGTCGCCGAACTGGGCTTCCCAGATAACCAGGGCCGTGGGGTTAGCCATAGCGTAGCCGAATTCGAAGCCCAGCACCGCGTACTCACTTAGCAGCGAGTTGTAGATGCTCAGCTTTTCCTGGCCTTCGCCGATGTAGTTCAGCGAGTTATAAGGGGCAGAAGTCTCGGCGTCGTGCAGTACGGCGTGGCGGTGCGAGAAAGTACCGCGCTGCACGTCCTGCCCGCTGACGCGCACAATGTGCTTTTCGCTCAGCAAGGAGCCATAGGCCAGCAACTCACCAGCGGCCCAGTTCAGGACGCGGGTATCGAAGAACATCTTCTTGCGCTCTTCAATCAGCTTTTCAATCTGCTTCAGGGGACGGAAGCCTTCGGGCAGCGTGGTCAGGGCCTTGCCGACCTGCTGCACCACTTCTTCGCTAATGCCGGTTTCGGGCGACTGCTCGAAGTCCTCTGGCTTGGAGCGACGCAGGCTGCGCCACTCGTTTTCCAAGGCTTGGTAGTTGTAGGGCAGAGGCTTCTGCTTTACCATGTCGAGGCGGGCCTGCAGGGTGTCGCGGAACTCCTTGTCCATCTGAGCCGCCAGCTGCGCGTCTACGTCGCCGCGCTGCACCAGCGTCGCGTTGTAGACTTCGCGCGGGTTCTGGTGCTTGCTGATGATGTTGTAGAGCGTGGGCTGGGTGAACTTGGGCTCATCCGACTCGTTGTGGCCGTGGCGGCGGTAGCACACCATATCAATAAAGATATCGGCGTGAAACTGCTGGCGGTACTCGGTAGCGAGGCGCACGGCAAATACTACGGCCTCAGGGTCGTCGCCATTCACGTGCAGCACTGGCGCATCAATAATTTTGGCTAGGTCCGTGCTGTAGATAGACGAGCGGGCGTCTTCAAAGTCGGTGGTGAAACCAACCTGGTTATTAATCACAAAGTGAATGGTGCCGCCGGTCTTGTAGCCTTCCAGCTGCGACATTTGCGTCAGCTCGTAACCAATACCCTGCCCGGCCAAAGCTGCGTCGCCGTGGATGAGGATGGGCAGAATCTGGTGATAGTCGCCACCGTACTGGTGTTCAATCTTGGCCCGGACGAAGCCTTCTACCACGGGGTTCACCGCTTCAAGGTGCGAGGGGTTGGGCGCCAGTTTCAGGTTCACCTTGCGGCCCGCTTCGCTTTCTACCTCCGAGCTGTAGCCCATGTGGTACTTCACGTCGCCGTCGCCCATGGTCAAATCCGGTACGGCCGTCCCCTCGAATTCCGAGAAGATCTGCTCGTAGGTCTTGCCCATGATGTTGGCCAGCACGTTGAGTCGGCCGCGGTGGGCCATGCCAATCATGACCTCATTCACGCCCAGCTCCGAAGCCTTATTGATAATGGCATCGAGGGCAGGAATCGTGGTTTCACCGCCTTCCAGGGAGAAGCGCTTCTGGCCCAGGAATTTGGTATGCAGGAAGTTCTCAAAAACAACAGCTTCGTTGAGCTTCTTTAGGATGCGCTTCTTGTACTCTACACCGGGGTTGAAAGCCAGCGAGTCTTTCTCGACCTTAGCCCGGAACCAGTCCAGGATCTGCGGGTCGCGGATATACATATACTCGAAGCCGATGCTACGGGTATAAATTTTCTCGAGGGCCGAAATGATGTCGCGCAGTTTGGCGCTGGCGCCAAGGCCAATGGCTTCGCCGTTCTTGAACGTCGTGTCCAAGTCGCCTTCGCTCAAACCGAAGTCGGCAATGTCGAGGCGGGCTTTGCGGTCTTTGCGTTCCCGCACCGGGTTGGTTTTGGCGCGCAGGTGGCCGCGGCTGCGGTAGGCATGAATCAGGTTGCTGACCTGGGTTTCCTTGTCAGCCGACACCGTGTCGACGGCCCGAATCTGACCAGCACCGTCCGTAGAGGCATTGGTGCTAAGCACACCGGAGCCAACTACCTGAGCTTCTCCGTCGGCAGGGTACTGCTGGGAGAAGTCGAAGCCTTCGAAGAATTTGCGCCAGCCGAAGTCTACCGACTCAGGGTCGGCCTGATAGGCTTTGTAGAGCTGGTCGATGTAGTCGCCATGGGCATTGGCGATATAAGAGTAAGCGTCCATGGGAAAAGGAGCTAAGTGAAGTGGCGTAAATGTATTACGCTTCACAGTAAGGCAAAAACCTAAATTCGATTACACAAATATGCCTGTATTTCACAAGCTTATTTTCCGCAACCCTTGATTCTGCATAATGGTGCCAGCCAATCTATTCAAAATAAAGCGCAAAGCTTTCCAGCACTGCCGGAAAGCTTTGCGCTTCAAGGAGTTATTATTTGGGCAAGGCCATCTTAAAAATCCAGTAAGGTTGGTCCTGCTTACCGACGCCCTTATTCCAAGTCGGCGTTTTGTGGATGGCGGATGCCGTAACATACATAGTGCCATCAGCGGTGAAGGCAAAGGTGTCGGGCCACTGCAGACGGGTATCCTGCACTACCGTCGTAATTTTGCCATTCGGCGTGCGGCGCTTTATGGAATGATCTTCAAAAGCTGTCAAATACAGGTTATTGGCCGCATCGATTTCCATTCCGTCGCAGGCCGGCACTTTGCCTAAGTCTTCAATCTGCTGGGCGAGTTGAGCGTCCGTTAAAGCTGGATTGCGCAAGGCTTCCGTTTTGATGCGGTAGAGCTTATAGCTGGTAAGCGGCTTCCAGTACAAGTATTGCAAATCCTGACTCAGGGCAATGCCGTCGGCGTTGAACCGGGCCCGTTTGCCGGTTGCATCAATCATCTCGTGCCCATCGGCCTTAATATTCAGGGTAGTGTCGCCAAGCATGGAAGTATGTTTGGTTAGTACCCGGCGAGCTTTGCCGGCTTTCAAATCCACCACGACCAAGCTGCCTTCCCCCGATTCGGTGATATAGGCGTAGCTGTTCTGGGTGTCGACGCGCACGTCGTTGAGGTAGGATTTGCGCGGAGCCACATTTTCCGGGAAGCTGATGTTCTGCACTACTTTATTCGTAGCGGGGTCAATCTTAACCAACTTCGGTCCGCCGGGCACCGTGGCTTTCAAACCGGGCGAAGCGGGGTCGAGTACCCAAAGCATGCCGGTTTTGTCGGCGTGTACACTTTGGGGACAAATCCAGTGCTTCTGGGGCTCGTTGCGGGTAGTTTCGTTCCACATGCACCAGGTAGCATCGGGGTAGGGCTTGACTGAGCCGTCCGTCCCGATTTCAGCAACCGGCGCTACGGGGTTGTCGTCCCAGCGCGGGAAGTCGCCAAACGTGCGGCCGTCGGGCAGTACGGCCACGCCCACAATCTGCGGCTCCCGAAACTCAGCGACTACCTGCAAGGGCGAGTTTGCCGCTGCGCCCGTGGCCGAGGAATCAGCGGAAGCTGAGTTATTGTTGGCAGCATCTGCTCCCTCGGGCGTGGCAGGCGAAGAGCAGGCAACCGAAAAAGCAGCGAGAAACAAACCACAGCTATAGGTGGCCATTTGACGGCCGGCAGCGGAATAAAGGAAAGAGGACATAGTCGAGCTTAATTGTGTTTTGAAAGGATGAAAAAGGAAGTAAAGAGGGTCAGGAACTCAACTATTACTTACGACTTCATCCCCGAGTGGTTTAGCTCAGCCTCAACCTTAAGGAAGCATTGAACGAACTAATCACGCCTTTTTATTGTTTTGTTAATATTATTTATTACTTTAGTATATATTTCCACTATATAGCCCCGACTTTTACTCCCGTACGACAACCTTTTGTGGTCTTATGGAGTTAACCCCTCCTTGCCCGCCTTCCATATAGGCAACCCATTCTCTTCGGGTGTGAAGAAGAGTCCACCAACCTAACCGCCATGTCTATTGCGTTAGTCCTACTGACCCTCCTGTTTCCTCCGCGGCCCATTTTTTCCGCAGCTCTTCCTTCTACTGTCGCTCACCTGAGCCCTCGTACAGTGGCTTTCGTTCCGGCTCCCGTTATTGCCCAACGTCCACCCCGCCGCCTACCTACTTTCACGGTTACGGCAACCATTTACGAAGCTGAAGCTCGGCAAACGGACTCCGAGCCCTTCGTTACGGCCGACAATTCGCGCATCCCGCGGCGGCACTCCAGCAAAATGCGCTGGATGGCTTTATCCCGGGACCTGCTCAAAAAGTGGGGCGGCCACTTTGATTACGGCGACTCCGTCCGCGTAACCGGCATTTCGCCCAAGCTCGACGGCAACTACATCATTCACGACACCATGAACCGGCGGCACCGGCACTGCATGGATATCCTGGCCGCGAAGTCGGAACACTTGGATGAAATGTGGAAAAACGTGAAGATTGTAAAGATTGAGCCGCAGTGGCGCGCCAGCTAAGCCACGCTTTACTGCCTTTTCCTTTTTTGCCCCCAAAGCCGCAGCGTTGACTGCACTTTTGGGTGGAACCCTGTTTTTTACTGGGCTGCTTAACCAGCCAAACCCTCCCAGCGCTCCAGCGTTAGCGGTTCGCCGTCCTGGTCGTACAGGTAGCTTAAAGGCTGCCGGGGGTCACGCATGATTTCGGTGTAGGGAATCTGCCACCGTTTCCACATTTCCTGCAGCGAAGTACCGTAAGCGGAGTTTTCCCAGGGATTGAAAATCTCCCGGGTCACATCGTCAATGAGCGTATCGAATACCAGCTCCGTGTCGCCGGGCTGCACTGGGCGCGGAAAATAGTCGGGCACTACGTTCAGCAGATACGCGCCGTAGTACACCCGGGCCTTGAACTCGGCAATCTGAATGGGGTGCAGGGGTCGCTGGGCATCCCGGTATACGCGCCCCATAGCTTGGCGCAATAATCCGTTGTCAATCAAGCAACTGACCAGCACTGTTTCATCGAGCTTGATGCTGAAGGTCATCGTGCTCAGGTCGTCGTCGTA belongs to Hymenobacter cellulosilyticus and includes:
- a CDS encoding 2-oxoglutarate dehydrogenase E1 component, which encodes MDAYSYIANAHGDYIDQLYKAYQADPESVDFGWRKFFEGFDFSQQYPADGEAQVVGSGVLSTNASTDGAGQIRAVDTVSADKETQVSNLIHAYRSRGHLRAKTNPVRERKDRKARLDIADFGLSEGDLDTTFKNGEAIGLGASAKLRDIISALEKIYTRSIGFEYMYIRDPQILDWFRAKVEKDSLAFNPGVEYKKRILKKLNEAVVFENFLHTKFLGQKRFSLEGGETTIPALDAIINKASELGVNEVMIGMAHRGRLNVLANIMGKTYEQIFSEFEGTAVPDLTMGDGDVKYHMGYSSEVESEAGRKVNLKLAPNPSHLEAVNPVVEGFVRAKIEHQYGGDYHQILPILIHGDAALAGQGIGYELTQMSQLEGYKTGGTIHFVINNQVGFTTDFEDARSSIYSTDLAKIIDAPVLHVNGDDPEAVVFAVRLATEYRQQFHADIFIDMVCYRRHGHNESDEPKFTQPTLYNIISKHQNPREVYNATLVQRGDVDAQLAAQMDKEFRDTLQARLDMVKQKPLPYNYQALENEWRSLRRSKPEDFEQSPETGISEEVVQQVGKALTTLPEGFRPLKQIEKLIEERKKMFFDTRVLNWAAGELLAYGSLLSEKHIVRVSGQDVQRGTFSHRHAVLHDAETSAPYNSLNYIGEGQEKLSIYNSLLSEYAVLGFEFGYAMANPTALVIWEAQFGDFANGAQTMIDQFVVSSESKWQRMNGIVMQLPHGYEGQGPEHSNARPERFLQLAAEHNIVVANMTTPANFFHALRRQLTWSFRKPLVVMSPKSMLRHPLCVSPVEEFTSGSFREVLGDVYADAKKVKRVLLCSGKVYFDLLEEQRTSGRTDVAIVRLEQLHPFPKKQLDAELAKYPKAKLYWVQEEPENMGYWNYLLRFMRRELEDVIARKPSASPATGYNKVHIKEQKELIARAFDKPKEAVADETIKETAANAQKSE
- a CDS encoding major royal jelly family protein: MATYSCGLFLAAFSVACSSPATPEGADAANNNSASADSSATGAAANSPLQVVAEFREPQIVGVAVLPDGRTFGDFPRWDDNPVAPVAEIGTDGSVKPYPDATWCMWNETTRNEPQKHWICPQSVHADKTGMLWVLDPASPGLKATVPGGPKLVKIDPATNKVVQNISFPENVAPRKSYLNDVRVDTQNSYAYITESGEGSLVVVDLKAGKARRVLTKHTSMLGDTTLNIKADGHEMIDATGKRARFNADGIALSQDLQYLYWKPLTSYKLYRIKTEALRNPALTDAQLAQQIEDLGKVPACDGMEIDAANNLYLTAFEDHSIKRRTPNGKITTVVQDTRLQWPDTFAFTADGTMYVTASAIHKTPTWNKGVGKQDQPYWIFKMALPK